The Halarchaeum grantii nucleotide sequence GCACGGCCTGCGGGACGGAGTGGTCGTACTACGAGACGGGGAGCATCGCCTGCCCGTCGTGCGGGAGCATCAAGAGCGTCGCGACGGAGGCGGAGCGCCGCGAGCAGACCGACCTCGCGCCGACGCTCGAACTGGACGACGCCGTCGCGGCCGCCGGCGACGACGACTACCGGACGGCCGCCGAGCGCGCCCGCGAGGCCGCGCGCCGATACACGCACGGTCGGGGGTTCCTCCGGGGCGGCGACCTCCTCGACCTCGACGACACCGTGCTCGCGGCGTGGGAACTGCGCTACGTCGCCTCGGCGTTCGCGCGCGCCTTCGACCACACCGAGGCGGAGTCCTTCTACTTCGTCTCGCTGCTGCGCGGCGCCCCCGACGGCGAGCGTCCACCGGCGAGCGAGGTTCCGGAGTCGATGCGCGCCGCGCGCGGGAACGGCTACGCGGACGCCGTCGCCGACTACCGCGACGACCTCCGACGATACCTCGACGACGGCCCGGAGTGGGAGGGGATAGCGGGACTCCTCGAGTCGCTGGACGACCACGTCCGCCGGATGCACGCGCTCGACGGCGAGGTCCCGCCGGCCGAGGCGGACGCGCTCGTCGCGGCGGCGCGCTCTATCGGTCGGTACGCCCGCGACGGCGACGCGAGCGCCCGGGAGGACGCCCGCGAGACGCTCGCGGCGCTCGAAAACTGAGCGTACGACCCGGTATTCTGGGGTCGGTACCTAGAGTTCAAGATATTAAATCCGAGATAAGCGAACGTTCGGGCACCGACACCCGACTCCACCTGCCCGCTCTGGAGTCGACAAGCGATAAGTTTCTTATACCCGCATCGGCAACGGTCGGATGGTATAACATAACATGGCACAGGTCGCGTCGCTTCGTCCACCACCCACCGGGTCGCCACGTAGCCAGTGACACCGCCAGACACAGAGCCGATACGTCGGAGCATCGAGGTCGAGTACTGGGTCGTCGACGAGGAGGGCCGACTCGCCGTGCCGGACGGGCTCGCGGACGCCGCGCCCGGCGTCGAGCGCGAGTTCGTCGAGCCGCTCCTCGAGATAAAGACGACGCCGTGCGAGACGACCGACGAGCTGCGGGCCGAGCTGTACGACCGCGTCGGGAGCGTGCTCCGGCGCGCCGCCGAGGACGGGAAGAAACTCGTCCCGCTCGCGACACCGATCAGCGACGAGGAAATCGCCGAGCACACGAGCGAGCGGACGCGCGTCCAGAACCGCGTCGTCGGCGACGACTTCGCGTACGTCCGGCACTGCGCCGGGACGCACGTCCACGTCGAGCAGCTCCCCGAGCGCGCCATCGACCAGTTGAACACCTTCATCGCGCTCGACCCCGCGCTCGCGCTCTGCAACTCCTCGCCGTACTATCGCGGGCGACGTCTCGCCGCCGGCGCGCGCTCGAAGCTCTATCGGCGTCTCGCCTACGCCGACGTCCCCCATCAGGGGTGGCTCTGGCCGTACGTCGAGGACCGCGAGGAGTGGGTCCGGCGCCTCGAACGCCGCTACGAGGACTTCGTCCACGCCGCCGCCGACGCCGGCGTCGACCGGCGCGTCGTCCAGCGCTGCTTCGAGCCCGAGAGCGTCGTCTGGACGCCCGTTCAACTCCGCGAGGAGTTCGGCACCGTCGAGTGGCGCTCCCCGGACGCCGCGCTCCCCGCCGACGTCGTCCGCC carries:
- a CDS encoding DUF7117 family protein → MEVRGERECTACGTEWSYYETGSIACPSCGSIKSVATEAERREQTDLAPTLELDDAVAAAGDDDYRTAAERAREAARRYTHGRGFLRGGDLLDLDDTVLAAWELRYVASAFARAFDHTEAESFYFVSLLRGAPDGERPPASEVPESMRAARGNGYADAVADYRDDLRRYLDDGPEWEGIAGLLESLDDHVRRMHALDGEVPPAEADALVAAARSIGRYARDGDASAREDARETLAALEN
- a CDS encoding glutamate-cysteine ligase family protein, with the protein product MTPPDTEPIRRSIEVEYWVVDEEGRLAVPDGLADAAPGVEREFVEPLLEIKTTPCETTDELRAELYDRVGSVLRRAAEDGKKLVPLATPISDEEIAEHTSERTRVQNRVVGDDFAYVRHCAGTHVHVEQLPERAIDQLNTFIALDPALALCNSSPYYRGRRLAAGARSKLYRRLAYADVPHQGWLWPYVEDREEWVRRLERRYEDFVHAAADAGVDRRVVQRCFEPESVVWTPVQLREEFGTVEWRSPDAALPADVVRLADRLAETTDRLRDADVRIEGDAGRVGEGDVVLPEFDVVLGYVDAAIEDGLDSTAVESYLERMGFDVDAYDPVTHRLEDDDPLAREDARAVRLEHADRLAADVRERAAVGGD